The following proteins are co-located in the Spirosoma montaniterrae genome:
- a CDS encoding metallophosphoesterase family protein codes for MNRRSLLKNISLLPLATAPSLVAAVQPARTRSVRFAYIGDTHMMPEAIPQKGVAACFQHIQSQTDKPQFVLHGGDIIMDALVSDKAAVRKQWDAWNAVVKAETSLPVQYAIGNHDIWGLASAKTDAAYGKAWVQDELKLAGRYYSFDKNGWHFVVLDSVQPKADGSWYSTRVDEEQLAWLKADLTKTPATTPVLVLSHVPILTATVLDFERPNNPIDGKTTILNGLFVDNAYQLTDLFMPFPNVRACLSGHTHLLDEVVYNNVRYFCNGAVSGNWWKPGPHRNTKPGYAFFDLYDDGTVERQYVTY; via the coding sequence ATGAACCGTCGGTCACTCCTCAAAAACATCAGCCTGTTGCCGCTGGCAACCGCTCCTTCACTTGTTGCAGCAGTGCAGCCGGCCCGGACGCGCTCGGTGCGCTTTGCCTACATTGGCGATACGCACATGATGCCCGAAGCCATCCCGCAGAAGGGTGTAGCCGCCTGCTTTCAACACATTCAAAGCCAGACGGATAAACCGCAGTTTGTTCTGCATGGGGGCGACATCATCATGGATGCGCTGGTGTCCGACAAAGCCGCCGTTCGGAAGCAGTGGGACGCCTGGAACGCAGTAGTCAAGGCCGAAACGTCGCTACCCGTTCAGTATGCTATCGGCAACCATGACATCTGGGGGCTGGCCTCGGCCAAAACCGATGCTGCCTATGGCAAGGCATGGGTGCAGGACGAGTTGAAACTGGCGGGTCGATACTACAGTTTTGACAAGAATGGCTGGCATTTTGTGGTGCTGGATTCGGTTCAGCCGAAAGCTGACGGAAGTTGGTACAGCACCCGCGTCGATGAAGAGCAACTTGCCTGGCTAAAAGCCGACCTGACGAAAACGCCCGCTACTACCCCCGTGCTGGTGCTGTCACACGTGCCTATTCTGACCGCTACCGTGCTGGACTTTGAACGGCCAAACAATCCCATCGATGGTAAAACGACCATTCTGAATGGCTTGTTTGTCGATAATGCCTACCAGTTAACCGATCTGTTCATGCCATTTCCGAACGTGCGTGCCTGCCTGAGCGGACATACGCATTTGCTCGATGAGGTGGTGTATAACAACGTGCGATATTTTTGCAATGGTGCGGTGAGCGGCAACTGGTGGAAACCCGGCCCTCACCGCAACACCAAACCCGGTTATGCCTTCTTCGACCTGTACGACGATGGGACGGTTGAACGGCAGTATGTAACATATTGA